The following proteins are encoded in a genomic region of Pyrus communis chromosome 11, drPyrComm1.1, whole genome shotgun sequence:
- the LOC137709046 gene encoding auxin-responsive protein SAUR72-like: MDSKKSNKIREIVRLQQILKKWKKLANASKSTTTTNSSSANTIVMNNANSTTTSTSSNGSSRSMKFFKRTLSFTDVSAAQNDIVPKGFLAMCVGKELKRFIIPTEYLGHQAFRILLQEAEEEFGFQQEGVLKIPCEVSVFEKILKMVEEKREVFSLHNEFGFINAEKDMIGFCSSPSDCELTPSHHPQMCS, encoded by the coding sequence ATGGATTCAAAGAAGTCTAACAAGATTAGGGAGATTGTTAGGCTCCAACAGATCCTAAAGAAGTGGAAAAAGCTAGCAAATGCTTCTAAGAGCACCACCACAACCAATTCCTCATCAGCTAATACCATAGTGATGAATAATGCCAATAGTACTACTACTAGTACTAGCAGCAATGGCAGCAGCAGAAGCATGAAGTTCTTCAAGAGAACACTCTCCTTCACAGACGTTTCCGCGGCTCAAAATGACATCGTGCCAAAAGGGTTTCTTGCCATGTGTGTTGGGAAGGAGCTGAAGAGATTTATCATCCCAACTGAGTACTTGGGTCACCAAGCTTTTCGGATTCTGCTCCAGGAAGCCGAAGAGGAATTCGGGTTTCAGCAAGAAGGTGTGCTCAAGATTCCATGTGAAGTGTCAGTGTTTGAGAAGATCTTGAAAATGGTTGAAGAGAAAAGGGAGGTGTTTTCCTTGCACAATGAGTTTGGATTCATTAATGCAGAGAAAGACATGATTGGTTTTTGCTCATCTCCATCAGATTGTGAGCTTACACCATCTCATCACCCTCAAATGTGCAGCTGA